One Misgurnus anguillicaudatus chromosome 19, ASM2758022v2, whole genome shotgun sequence genomic region harbors:
- the LOC129422743 gene encoding uncharacterized protein, with protein sequence MLVPVKEELEKMTDPQPCRIKEEDTEEQIDMMEVKEESEAEVDEKHQIVKINHNVSQKETLKTEDIKCENSFREDERPADHKRTHSEEKPFTCQQCGKSFRTKDNLKAHMMVHTEKKRYPCHQCGKSFTTAGNLKIHMRSHTGEKPYACQQCGKSFSIESNLKKHTRIHTGEKLFTCHECEKSFRTKCSLITHMRIHKGEKPYRCPQCGKSFSSKQGLEIHMTVHTGEKPFTCHECEKCFRCKSSLIRHMRIHRGEKPHVCFQCEKSFIDKRGLEIHMRIHTGEKPFICFQCEKSFTSKVALKTHMKVHTGEKPFTCLQCGKSFTVKRNLNRHMRIHTGDKPYVCHQCGKSFIMKGDLNRHVTIHTEEKPYVCHQCGKSFRTKATLKIHARFHTQ encoded by the coding sequence ATATGATGGAAGTGAAAGAGGAGAGTGAAGCTGAAGTGGATGAGAAACAtcagattgtaaaaataaaccataatgtttcacagaaagaaactctgaagacagaagacataaagtgtgaaaatagTTTCAGAGAAGATGAACGCCCTGCAGATCACAAGAGGACTCACAGTGAGgagaaacctttcacatgtcaacagtgtggaaagagttttagaaCAAAAGATAACCTTAAAGCACACATGATGGTTCACACAGAAAAGAAAAGATACCCATGccatcagtgtggaaagagttttacaactgCAGGTAACCTTAAGATACACATGAGgtctcacactggagagaaaccttacgctTGTCAacaatgtggaaagagtttctctATTGAAAGTAACCTTAAGAAACACACAAGGATTCACACAGGAGAGAAATTGTTCACATGCCAtgagtgtgaaaagagtttcagaactaaatgtagCCTTATAacacacatgagaattcacaaaggagagaaaccttacagatgtcctcagtgtggaaagagtttcagtaGTAAACAAGGACTTGAGATTCACATGacagttcacactggagagaaacctttcacatgCCATGAGTGTGAAAAATGTTTCAGATGTAAGAGTAGCCTTATAAgacacatgagaattcacagaGGAGAGAAACCTCACGTGTGttttcagtgtgaaaagagtttcataGATAAACGTGGACTTGAGAttcacatgagaattcacactggggAGAAACCTTTCATATGttttcagtgtgaaaagagtttcacaAGTAAAGTTGCTCTTAAGACACACATGaaagttcacactggagaaaaaccgttcacatgtcttcagtgtggaaagagttttacagTGAAACGTAACCTTAATAgacacatgagaattcacactggagacaAACCATACGTGTGtcatcagtgtggaaagagttttataaTGAAAGGTGACCTTAATAGACACGTGACAATTCACACCGAAGAGAAACCATACGTGTGtcatcagtgtggaaagagtttcaggaCAAAAGCTACCcttaaaatacatgcaagatttcacactcaatag
- the LOC129422630 gene encoding uncharacterized protein — protein sequence MRIHTEKRRHPCHHCEKSFTTAINLKVHMRSHTGEKPYTCQQCGKSFSIESNLKIHTRIHTGEKPFTCHECEKCFRIKCGLIAHMKIHKGEKPHMCFQCKRSFTSKGALKIHMTVHTEEKLFTCHLCGKSFKMKRNLNEHLRIHSGEKPHACLQCERSFTSEDTLKRHMITHTGKKPFICHQCGKGFTKKCNLNAHVRIHTGEKPYVCQQCGKSFRTKSNLDEHLITHTKKKPFTCHECKKSFKTKAALNKHMRIHTR from the coding sequence atgaggattcacaccGAAAAGAGAAGACACCCATGCCATcactgtgaaaagagttttacaactgCAATTAACCTTAAGGTACACATGAGgtctcacactggagagaaaccttacacttgtcaacaatgtggaaagagtttctctattgaaagtaaccttaaaatacacacaagaattcacaccggagagaaaccattCACATGCCATGAGTGTGAAAAATGTTTCAGAATTAAATGTGGCCTTATAGCACACATGAAAATTCACAAAGGAGAGAAACCTCACATGTGTTTTCAGTGTAAAAGGAGTTTCACAAGTAAAGGTGCTCTTAAGATACACATGACAGTTCACACTGAAGAGAAACTGTTCACATGCCatctgtgtggaaagagttttaaaaTGAAACGTAACCTTAATGAACACCTAAGAATTCActctggagagaaacctcacgcatgtcttcagtgtgaaaGAAGTTTCACAAGTGAAGACACTCTTAAGAGACACATGATAACTCACACCGGAAAGAAACCGTTCATTTGTCATCAGTGTGGAAAGGGTTTTACAAAGAAATGTAACCTTAATGCACATGTGAgaattcacaccggagagaaaccatacgtgtgtcaacagtgtggaaagagtttcaggaCAAAATCTAACCTTGATGAACATTTGATCACTCACACTAAAAAGAAACCGTTTACATGCCATGAGTGTAAAAAGAGTTTTAAAACAAAAGCTGCCCTTAACAAACACATGAGAATCCACACTCGATAG